A window from Corythoichthys intestinalis isolate RoL2023-P3 chromosome 10, ASM3026506v1, whole genome shotgun sequence encodes these proteins:
- the LOC130923018 gene encoding prolyl 4-hydroxylase subunit alpha-1 isoform X2 has protein sequence MHFIRKLLPCWCFLLLSCRPSVLAHDFFTSIGQMTDLLFTEKDLVTSLKDYIQAEENKLERVKKWADKLESLTATATQDPEGFLGHPVNAFKLMKRLNTEWGDLESLVLSDTTDGFISNLTIQRRYFPTDEDQTGAAKALLRLQDTYKLDANTISTGNLPGVKHKTLMTAEDCYELGKIAYSDVDYYHTELWMAQALKQLDDGEESTVDKVTVLDYLSYAIYQQGELERALSYTKRLLELDPEHQRAKGNVKYFEFQLEKQRKAKKEETATEKEPEKKEAPVKKKMKQKKDRNTFSLMPERKKYEMLCRGEGIKMTPRRQSRLFCRYYDNNRNPFYLLGPVKQQDEWDSPYIVRFLNIISDKEIEKVKELAKPRLRRATVHDPQTGKLTTALYRVSKSAWLTGYEDPMIEKINQRIEDLTGLEMDTAEELQVANYGVGGQYEPHFDFGRKDEPDAFKELGTGNRIATWLFYMSDVAAGGATVFPDVGASVTPLKGTAVFWYNLFPNGEGDYSTRHAACPVLVGNKWVSNKWIHERGQEWRRPCGLNETD, from the exons ATGCATTTTATTAG GAAGCTGCTGCCATGTTGGTGTTTTCTGTTGCTGAGTTGTCGACCGTCAGTCTTAGCCCATGACTTTTTCACCTCCATAG gTCAAATGACAGATCTGTTGTTCACCGAGAAAGACCTCGTCACATCCCTTAAGGACTACATCCAAGCCGAGGAGAACAAGTTAGAGCGTGTCAAAAA GTGGGCTGATAAATTGGAATCTTTGACCGCCACGGCAACACAAGACCCTGAGGGATTCCTGGGGCACCCGGTCAATGCCTTCAAGCTTATGAAACGGCTCAACACGGAGTGGGGAGATCTAGAGAGCCTCGTCCTTAGCGACACCACAGATG GTTTTATTTCCAACCTGACGATTCAGAGGCGCTACTTCCCTACAGATGAAGATCAGACTGGCGCGGCCAAAGCTCTTCTCCGTTTGCAAGACACATACAAATTAGATGCCAACACCATCTCGACAGGAAATCTACCTG GAGTGAAACACAAGACACTTATGACTGCAGAGGACTGTTACGAGCTGGGAAAGATAGCCTACTCGGATGTTGACTACTACCACACAGAACTGTGGATGGCACAGGCTTTGAAGCAGCTGGATGACGGCGAGGAATCCACTGTAGATAAGGTGACTGTACTGGACTACCTCAGTTATGCCATCTACCAGCAAGGAGAGTTGGAACGCGCCTTGAGCTACACCAAGAGGCTCCTTGAACTTG ATCCAGAACATCAGCGGGCCAAAGGCAATGTGAAGTACTTTGAGTTCCAGCTGGAGAAGCAGAGAAAGGCAAAGAAAGAGGAGACTGCAACAGAGAAAGAACCTGAGAAGAAAGAGGCACcagttaagaaaaagatgaaaCAGAAAAAGGACAGGAATACCTTCTCTCTGATGCCTGAGAGGAAGAAGTATGAAATGCTGTGTCGCGGGGAGGGCATCAAAATG ACCCCACGAAGGCAAAGCCGACTGTTCTGTCGTTACTACGATAACAATCGCAATCCATTCTATCTGCTGGGACCAGTCAAACAGCAAGATGAGTGGGACAGCCCGTATATAGTCCGCTTCCTCAACATCATCTCGGACAAAGAAATTGAGAAGGTCAAAGAGCTGGCGAAGCCAAGG TTAAGGCGAGCCACGGTGCATGACCCCCAAACTGGGAAGCTTACTACAGCCCTATACAGAGTCTCCAAGAG TGCTTGGCTCACTGGCTACGAAGATCCCATGATCGAAAAAATTAACCAGAGGATTGAGGATCTCACCGGTTTGGAGATGGATACAGCAGAAGAGCTGCAG GTTGCAAACTATGGCGTTGGCGGTCAGTACGAGCCTCACTTCGACTTTGGAAGG AAAGATGAGCCAGACGCTTTCAAAGAGCTGGGAACAGGCAACCGCATAGCAACGTGGCTCTTCTAT ATGAGTGACGTGGCAGCAGGGGGCGCCACAGTATTTCCAGACGTCGGCGCATCAGTTACACCCCTAAAG GGTACTGCAGTGTTCTGGTACAATCTCTTTCCCAATGGGGAGGGAGACTACAGTACGCGACATGCAGCTTGCCCTGTGCTGGTAGGCAACAAGTGGG TGTCAAACAAATGGATTCATGAACGAGGCCAAGAGTGGCGGCGACCATGTGGTCTCAATGAGACTGACTGA
- the LOC130923018 gene encoding prolyl 4-hydroxylase subunit alpha-1 isoform X3 — MHFIRKLLPCWCFLLLSCRPSVLAHDFFTSIGQMTDLLFTEKDLVTSLKDYIQAEENKLERVKKWADKLESLTATATQDPEGFLGHPVNAFKLMKRLNTEWGDLESLVLSDTTDGFISNLTIQRRYFPTDEDQTGAAKALLRLQDTYKLDANTISTGNLPGVKHKTLMTAEDCYELGKIAYSDVDYYHTELWMAQALKQLDDGEESTVDKVTVLDYLSYAIYQQGELERALSYTKRLLELDPEHQRAKGNVKYFEFQLEKQRKAKKEETATEKEPEKKEAPVKKKMKQKKDRNTFSLMPERKKYEMLCRGEGIKMTPRRQSRLFCRYYDNNRNPFYLLGPVKQQDEWDSPYIVRFLNIISDKEIEKVKELAKPRLRRATISNPTTGVLETAAYRISKRRATVHDPQTGKLTTALYRVSKSAWLTGYEDPMIEKINQRIEDLTGLEMDTAEELQVANYGVGGQYEPHFDFGRKDEPDAFKELGTGNRIATWLFYMSDVAAGGATVFPDVGASVTPLKGTAVFWYNLFPNGEGDYSTRHAACPVLVGNKWVSNKWIHERGQEWRRPCGLNETD, encoded by the exons ATGCATTTTATTAG GAAGCTGCTGCCATGTTGGTGTTTTCTGTTGCTGAGTTGTCGACCGTCAGTCTTAGCCCATGACTTTTTCACCTCCATAG gTCAAATGACAGATCTGTTGTTCACCGAGAAAGACCTCGTCACATCCCTTAAGGACTACATCCAAGCCGAGGAGAACAAGTTAGAGCGTGTCAAAAA GTGGGCTGATAAATTGGAATCTTTGACCGCCACGGCAACACAAGACCCTGAGGGATTCCTGGGGCACCCGGTCAATGCCTTCAAGCTTATGAAACGGCTCAACACGGAGTGGGGAGATCTAGAGAGCCTCGTCCTTAGCGACACCACAGATG GTTTTATTTCCAACCTGACGATTCAGAGGCGCTACTTCCCTACAGATGAAGATCAGACTGGCGCGGCCAAAGCTCTTCTCCGTTTGCAAGACACATACAAATTAGATGCCAACACCATCTCGACAGGAAATCTACCTG GAGTGAAACACAAGACACTTATGACTGCAGAGGACTGTTACGAGCTGGGAAAGATAGCCTACTCGGATGTTGACTACTACCACACAGAACTGTGGATGGCACAGGCTTTGAAGCAGCTGGATGACGGCGAGGAATCCACTGTAGATAAGGTGACTGTACTGGACTACCTCAGTTATGCCATCTACCAGCAAGGAGAGTTGGAACGCGCCTTGAGCTACACCAAGAGGCTCCTTGAACTTG ATCCAGAACATCAGCGGGCCAAAGGCAATGTGAAGTACTTTGAGTTCCAGCTGGAGAAGCAGAGAAAGGCAAAGAAAGAGGAGACTGCAACAGAGAAAGAACCTGAGAAGAAAGAGGCACcagttaagaaaaagatgaaaCAGAAAAAGGACAGGAATACCTTCTCTCTGATGCCTGAGAGGAAGAAGTATGAAATGCTGTGTCGCGGGGAGGGCATCAAAATG ACCCCACGAAGGCAAAGCCGACTGTTCTGTCGTTACTACGATAACAATCGCAATCCATTCTATCTGCTGGGACCAGTCAAACAGCAAGATGAGTGGGACAGCCCGTATATAGTCCGCTTCCTCAACATCATCTCGGACAAAGAAATTGAGAAGGTCAAAGAGCTGGCGAAGCCAAGG CTACGCAGGGCCACCATCTCCAACCCCACCACGGGAGTGCTGGAGACGGCGGCATACAGGATCAGTAAAAG GCGAGCCACGGTGCATGACCCCCAAACTGGGAAGCTTACTACAGCCCTATACAGAGTCTCCAAGAG TGCTTGGCTCACTGGCTACGAAGATCCCATGATCGAAAAAATTAACCAGAGGATTGAGGATCTCACCGGTTTGGAGATGGATACAGCAGAAGAGCTGCAG GTTGCAAACTATGGCGTTGGCGGTCAGTACGAGCCTCACTTCGACTTTGGAAGG AAAGATGAGCCAGACGCTTTCAAAGAGCTGGGAACAGGCAACCGCATAGCAACGTGGCTCTTCTAT ATGAGTGACGTGGCAGCAGGGGGCGCCACAGTATTTCCAGACGTCGGCGCATCAGTTACACCCCTAAAG GGTACTGCAGTGTTCTGGTACAATCTCTTTCCCAATGGGGAGGGAGACTACAGTACGCGACATGCAGCTTGCCCTGTGCTGGTAGGCAACAAGTGGG TGTCAAACAAATGGATTCATGAACGAGGCCAAGAGTGGCGGCGACCATGTGGTCTCAATGAGACTGACTGA
- the LOC130923018 gene encoding prolyl 4-hydroxylase subunit alpha-1 isoform X1 translates to MHFIRKLLPCWCFLLLSCRPSVLAHDFFTSIGQMTDLLFTEKDLVTSLKDYIQAEENKLERVKKWADKLESLTATATQDPEGFLGHPVNAFKLMKRLNTEWGDLESLVLSDTTDGFISNLTIQRRYFPTDEDQTGAAKALLRLQDTYKLDANTISTGNLPGVKHKTLMTAEDCYELGKIAYSDVDYYHTELWMAQALKQLDDGEESTVDKVTVLDYLSYAIYQQGELERALSYTKRLLELDPEHQRAKGNVKYFEFQLEKQRKAKKEETATEKEPEKKEAPVKKKMKQKKDRNTFSLMPERKKYEMLCRGEGIKMTPRRQSRLFCRYYDNNRNPFYLLGPVKQQDEWDSPYIVRFLNIISDKEIEKVKELAKPRLRRATISNPTTGVLETAAYRISKSAWLTGYEDPMIEKINQRIEDLTGLEMDTAEELQVANYGVGGQYEPHFDFGRKDEPDAFKELGTGNRIATWLFYMSDVAAGGATVFPDVGASVTPLKGTAVFWYNLFPNGEGDYSTRHAACPVLVGNKWVSNKWIHERGQEWRRPCGLNETD, encoded by the exons ATGCATTTTATTAG GAAGCTGCTGCCATGTTGGTGTTTTCTGTTGCTGAGTTGTCGACCGTCAGTCTTAGCCCATGACTTTTTCACCTCCATAG gTCAAATGACAGATCTGTTGTTCACCGAGAAAGACCTCGTCACATCCCTTAAGGACTACATCCAAGCCGAGGAGAACAAGTTAGAGCGTGTCAAAAA GTGGGCTGATAAATTGGAATCTTTGACCGCCACGGCAACACAAGACCCTGAGGGATTCCTGGGGCACCCGGTCAATGCCTTCAAGCTTATGAAACGGCTCAACACGGAGTGGGGAGATCTAGAGAGCCTCGTCCTTAGCGACACCACAGATG GTTTTATTTCCAACCTGACGATTCAGAGGCGCTACTTCCCTACAGATGAAGATCAGACTGGCGCGGCCAAAGCTCTTCTCCGTTTGCAAGACACATACAAATTAGATGCCAACACCATCTCGACAGGAAATCTACCTG GAGTGAAACACAAGACACTTATGACTGCAGAGGACTGTTACGAGCTGGGAAAGATAGCCTACTCGGATGTTGACTACTACCACACAGAACTGTGGATGGCACAGGCTTTGAAGCAGCTGGATGACGGCGAGGAATCCACTGTAGATAAGGTGACTGTACTGGACTACCTCAGTTATGCCATCTACCAGCAAGGAGAGTTGGAACGCGCCTTGAGCTACACCAAGAGGCTCCTTGAACTTG ATCCAGAACATCAGCGGGCCAAAGGCAATGTGAAGTACTTTGAGTTCCAGCTGGAGAAGCAGAGAAAGGCAAAGAAAGAGGAGACTGCAACAGAGAAAGAACCTGAGAAGAAAGAGGCACcagttaagaaaaagatgaaaCAGAAAAAGGACAGGAATACCTTCTCTCTGATGCCTGAGAGGAAGAAGTATGAAATGCTGTGTCGCGGGGAGGGCATCAAAATG ACCCCACGAAGGCAAAGCCGACTGTTCTGTCGTTACTACGATAACAATCGCAATCCATTCTATCTGCTGGGACCAGTCAAACAGCAAGATGAGTGGGACAGCCCGTATATAGTCCGCTTCCTCAACATCATCTCGGACAAAGAAATTGAGAAGGTCAAAGAGCTGGCGAAGCCAAGG CTACGCAGGGCCACCATCTCCAACCCCACCACGGGAGTGCTGGAGACGGCGGCATACAGGATCAGTAAAAG TGCTTGGCTCACTGGCTACGAAGATCCCATGATCGAAAAAATTAACCAGAGGATTGAGGATCTCACCGGTTTGGAGATGGATACAGCAGAAGAGCTGCAG GTTGCAAACTATGGCGTTGGCGGTCAGTACGAGCCTCACTTCGACTTTGGAAGG AAAGATGAGCCAGACGCTTTCAAAGAGCTGGGAACAGGCAACCGCATAGCAACGTGGCTCTTCTAT ATGAGTGACGTGGCAGCAGGGGGCGCCACAGTATTTCCAGACGTCGGCGCATCAGTTACACCCCTAAAG GGTACTGCAGTGTTCTGGTACAATCTCTTTCCCAATGGGGAGGGAGACTACAGTACGCGACATGCAGCTTGCCCTGTGCTGGTAGGCAACAAGTGGG TGTCAAACAAATGGATTCATGAACGAGGCCAAGAGTGGCGGCGACCATGTGGTCTCAATGAGACTGACTGA